The Halococcus hamelinensis 100A6 nucleotide sequence CCATGCACAGGGTCGTGTTCGCGTCGTAGTTCTCGGTCCCGAACCCGCCGCGGGCGAGCTTTCCAAGCGCGTACGCCGCCTCGTTCGTCTGCTGGCCGCTTCCGAGGACGGCGAGTCGGTTCGGGTCGACCTCCAAAATCCTCTCGAACTCGTCGACGACCCGACCCATCGCCACGTCCCACGACGTCGGAACCAGTTCGTCGCCGTTCCTGACGAGGGGACGGGTCAACCGATCGCCACACGGGGCCTGCGTCTCGCCGGTACCGCGATGGCAGACGGCACCCTCGTTGACCGGATGGCCGGCGTCGCCGCGGACGGTGTCGAGACCCCGACCGGACGTGACGCCACGCTCGACGAACCCACAGCCGACCGCACACCGCATACAGGTCGTCGAGACGGGTCGGCTCACGCTACGGTCCCGTTCCCCCGCGTCGACTCCTTCGGGTTTGGCCCATCGTGAGATCCACGGAACGATCGGAACCGTCCAAACACGGTGTGCCATCCAACCATTTTGAGCGCGATACCGGCGAGATAGATATAAGAATGCCGGTGAAAATACGAAATATTACGTCGTGTATTCTCACCACACGTTCAATACATCGTTCCTTGGGATATCCTAATATTCCCGCCGCCGTCCGGTCATTCGAGCGCGGATTCCGGCGCGTCGCCGCGCAGCATCGCGCGGAACATCGCCTCGAAGCGCTCGCCGTCGAACGATTCGATCACCCTCGTTCGGGGTTCCTCCTCCGTCAGCCCGTTCTCGTCGACGGCCGAGTAGCCCCGCGTGAGTCCTTCGCGGTCGTCGACGGCGACGTGGTACGTTCCGGCTTCCTCCACCAGCGACGGCGCGACGACGGCCGCCATCGTGGCGGGGTCGGGCTGGGTCGCCACGTCCTCGCCGTGGGTCTCGCGGTTGAACGCCCGGCCCGCGTTCGCTATCTCGCCGAACAGCTCCCCGAACTCGGTCCCGATCCCCGCGAACTCGTCGAGGGTGTCGCCGTCGAAGGTGGCGTCGCGGACCGAGACGCCCCAGTCGAACAGCGTGACGTCGAGTTCGCGGACCACCTTCCGGGCGGCGTGGGGGTCGACCCAGAAGTTGTACTCGGCGGCCGGGGTGACGTTGCCGGGACAGTTCGCGTTCCCGCCCATCACCCAGACCGAATCGAGGAGCTCCCCGAGGTCGGGCTCCCGCCGGAGCGCGAGCGCGACGTTCGTCAGCGGCGCGAGGCAGACCAGGGTGAGCTCGCCGGGGTTCTCGCGCGCCCGCTCGACGATGAAGTCGGGGCCGTAGGCGTCGCCCGAGGGGATGTCGGTCTCGGGGAACCGTTCGCCGCCCAGCCCACCCTCGCCGTGGATGTGGTCGGCGTGCTCGAAGGGGACGAGCAACGGCCCCCTCGCCCCCTCGAAGACGGTCACGTCGTCCACCCCCGCGAGGTCGAGGGTGTACTTCGCGTTCTCGACCTGCCGGTCGAACGCGACGTTGCCCGCGCCGATCGTGACCCCCTCGATCGTGACCCGGTCGGTGGCGGCGGCGAGCAGGAGGGCCTGGCTGTCGTCGCCGGCGGTGTCGGTATCGACGATGACCTGGCGTGGTCGGTCGGACATGGCGGTGGTACCGTCGTCCGGGTGAAATACGTGCGCTTTCCCGACTCGCTGTCGATGGGTTCCCGGTCCCACGTCGGGACCCGCTCGGCCGGCTTCCGGTGGTATATTATGGGGACTCTCGTGGATGCCGTATGGAGCTTCAGCGGTACTTCGAGGGATTCAACGACCGCGACTGGGAACCCGAGGTCGAACCGGCGGACGGACCGCTCCGGCTCGCCATCGTCGGCCTCGGCGGCTACGCCCGCGACCGCGCGCTGCCGGCGATCGAACGGACGGCCCGGTGTGAGACGACGGTCGCCGTGAGCGGGTCGCCCGAAAAGGTCGAGACCGTCGCCTCGCGGTTCGACGTCGACCGCACGCTCGATTACGAGGCGTTCCACGCCGGCGAGGCCGCCGACGCCTACGACGCGGTCTACGTCTCGACGCCGCCGGCACACCACCTCGCGGCCGCCGAGACGGCCGCCGAGCACGGCAAGCACGTTCTGTGCGAGAAACCCATGGACGTGAACACGGAACGCGCCGAGCGGATGGTCGAGGTCTGTGACGACGCCGGCGTGGCGTTGATGGTCGCCTACCGGCTCCACGCCGAACCGGCCTACCGACGGCTCCGGGAGCTGATCGGGGACGGGTTCATCGGCGACCCGGTCCAGGTCCACGGCGCGTTCTCGCTCGACCTCCTCGGCCGAACGGAGGTCTCGGCGGCCGACGTCTGGCGGATCGACCCCGAGGTCGCCGGCGGCGGCGCGCTGATGGACCTCGGGATCTATCCCCTGAACACCGCCCGATTCCTGCTCGACGCCGACCCGGTCGCGGTCCAGGCGACGACGGCCGCCCCGGACGAGGCGTTCGACGGCGTCGACGAACACGTCGCGTTCCAGGTCTCCTTCCCGGACGACGCGGTGGGTTCGTTCTCGGCGAGCTTCAACGCCCACCGGGACAGCCAGCTGAAGGTCGTCGGAACCGAGGGGCGGGTGACCGTCGATTCGGCGTTCGGCGGGCTGGTCGACCGCGAGGTCGTCGTCGAGCGCGGCGAGATGCACGCCGCGTTCACGGGGCCGTACGTCGACGAGATCGAAGAGCAGTTCGAGTACTTCGGGACGCGGGTGCTGCACGGCGAACCGATCGAACCCGACGGCGTGCACGGACTGGTCGACATCGCGGTCGCCGACGCCGTCTACGAGTCGGCGGCGACCGGGGGTCGGGTCGGTCTCGACGGGTAGTTGGTGAAAACACGAGCCGGTGGCGGGACCCCGAAACCTAAGACGGCCTCGGCTGTAGCCCCGATATGGGACTCAAGATCGGCGTCCTCGGCTACCGGTTCATGGGCAAGGCTCACTCGAACGCGTTCGCGCGGCTCCCGCTGTTCTTCCCCGACGCGCCCGACGTCGAGCGCCACACCCTCGTCGGCCGCGACGAGGAGGCGCTCGCCGACGCCGCCGACCGGTTCGGCTTCGCACACACCGCGACGGACTGGGAGACCGCCATCGACGACGTCGACGTCTTCTACAACCTCGGCCCGAACCACGTCCACCCCGAACCGTCGATCGCGGCGCTCGAAGCCGACGTCCCAACCTTCTGCGAGAAACCGCTCGCACCGACGGTCGAGGACGCGGGACGGATGGCCGAGGCGGCGGCGGCGAGCGACGCGGTCGCGGGCTGTGCGTTCAACTACCGGTTCGTGCCGGCGATCCAGTACGCGAAGAACCTGATCGACGCGGGCGAGATCGGCGAGATACGACAGGTCCGCGGGAGCTACCTCCAGGACTGGGGGGCGGACCCCGAGGACCCCTGGACGTGGCGGATGGACGCGGACCTCGCGGGCGCGGGCGCGCTCGGCGACCTCGGGGCGCACACGGTTGACCTCGCGCGATTCCTCGTGAGCGATCAGGCAGGCGACATCGAGCGGGTGAGTGGGCACCTCGAAACGTTCGTCGAGGAGCGCCCGACGGGTGAGGGCGAGACCAAGCCCGTCACTGTCGACGACGCCTACACCGCACAAGCCGCGTTCGAGAACGGCGCGACGGGTACCTTCGAGGCCTCGCGGGTCGCGATGGGCCACAAGAACGACCACTCGATCGCGGTCCACGGGTCGGAGGGGAGCCTCGCGTTCTCGCTCGAACGCCTCAACGAACTCGAGGTGCTTCGGGGCGACGGGCGGGGGTACGAGACGGTGCTCGTGACCGACGAGAGCGACCCCTACGTCGAACACTGGTGGCCGCCGGGCCACGTCCTCGGCTGGGAGCACACGTTCGTCCACGAGGACTACGAGTTCCTCTCGGCGGTGCGCGACGGCGGGTCGTTCGAACCCTCCTTCGAGTCCGCCTTCGGCGTCCAGCGCGTGCTCGACGCGATCGAGCGGAGCGACACGGCCGGCGAGTGGGTCGACGTCGATGCGTAGTCGTCGGGCCCCCGTCCCTCGAAATGCCCCCACCTTCCCCTGGGCTTGCTGCCACTAGGTATAAGTAGGCGTATGCAGTCCTAACAATGATGAGAGATGAAGGCGATCCACAACGGATCCCGTCCGACCGGGACGTCTCCCGTCGGGCGTTCGTGAAGACGGCCGGTGTGGCGGGAGCCGCGGTCAGTCTCGCGGGTTGTACCGTCGGCGGAACGGAGACGAGTTCGAACTCCATCCGCTGGATAAGCAGCAACGATATGGCCGGCGAGAGCGACGCGGTCAAGCAGGCGCTCCGCAACGCGGGGATGTCGAACGACGTCGACCTCGAGATCGTGGCGGGACCGGCGAACACCGACCAGCGCCAGTCCCAGTACACCCGGTGGCTCTCCGCCGACCTCGAAGAGCCCGCCCTCCTCGATATGGACAGCGGCTGGGCGCTCAACTTCATCAACCGCGACCAGCTCCTCAACCTCAGCGACGAACTCCCCGAGAACCTCCTGAATCGGATCGAGAACAAGTACTTCTCGGCCAGCGTCAACACCGCGCGGGGCGACAACAACGACCTCTACGCGGTACCGATGTACCCCGACTTCGCCACCATGCTCTACCGAAAGGACCTGGTGCAGCAGGCGGGCTACAACCCCGAACAGGAGAACTGGGCGACCGAGTCGATGCGCTGGAAGAAGTTCTCGAAGGTCGTCGCGGACACCAAACGACAGTCGGGGGTCAACTACGGCTTCGGTTTCCAGGGCAACCTCTACGAGGGGCTCTCGTGCTGTGATTTCAACGAGTTCATGACGAGCTGGGGCGGGGCGTACTTCGGCGGTCGGGACACCCTGTTGGGCCCCGTCGGCGAGCGGCCCGTGACGGTGAACCAGGAGCCCGTTATCAACGCGATCAAGATGCTGAAGACGTTCGTCTTCGGCTCGAACGCGCCCGACACCCTGAACGGCTACGAACAGATCTCGCCGAACGCGGTGTTGAGCTGGATCGAGGACTCCTCGCTCTCGCCCTTCACCGCCGGGAACATGGTCGCGCTCCGCAACTGGCCCTACGCCATCGCGGCGGCCGGGGCCGAGGACGCGCTCGGGGACAGGCTCGGCGTGATGCCGATCCCCTACGCCGTCACCGAGCAACAATCGAACTTCAAGGACATCGGCGGACCGACGGCGGCGCTCGGTGGCTGGCACATCGGCGTGAACCCGAACACCCCCCAGCGGGAACAGGCGATGGAGGTGATCGAAGCGCTGACCCAGCCCTCCTTCCAGCTCGAACTGTTCGAGCTCCTCGGGCTCCTCCCGCCGAATCAGGAGCTCCTCAACACGCGGCGGGCGCGACAGATCCCGGTCGTCGGGAACTACATCGAGACGCTCCAGGTCGCGGGCCGGAACGCGATCCCGCGACCGGTGAGCGTGGTCTGGCCCCAGCAATCGGGCAAGATCGCCCAGCAGGTCCACGCGGGGATGGACGGCTCGACCCCGCCACAGCAGGCGATGGACACGCTCCAGAGCCAGCTCACCGCGATCGAAAACTACAACGGATAACCCATGGCAACGGAACAATCAACCGAACGAGGTGCACAGAGCGGCGGCGCGTACACCCGCCTGGTTCGCTGGGTGGAGGGCCTGAGCGAGGCGGCGTTCGCCTATCTCCTCCTGGTCCCCGCGTTTCTCGTGCTCGCGGTGATCGCCTTCTGGCCGCTGGTGAGCACGTTCAACATGTCGCTGCACGCCGACAGCATCAGCGGTGCGGCCCAGATCGGCGAGTTCGTCGGTTTCGAGAACTACGTCAACCTCCTCACCGGGAAGCTCGACACCGTCGCGCTGCCCCAGCCCTTCCTCGACCCCACACAGCCGTTCCAGAGCGCGCTCGTGGTCACCCTGATTTTCACCATCGCCAGCGTCTTCTTCGAGACGATCATCGGCTTCGGACAGGCGCTGGTGCTCGACCAGGACTTCCGCGGCCGGCGCTGGGTCCGGGTCGCGATCATCATCCCGTGGGCGGTCCCCATCGTGATCCAGGGGATGATCTTCTTCCTGCTCTTCCAACCCGGTATCGGCTTCGGCGTCGACATCGTCCAGGCGCTCGGGATGTCCGGCACCCCGCTGGTCGACAGCGCCGAGGCGCTTCCCATCCTGATCCTCGCCGACGTCTGGAAGACCAGCGCGTTCATGGCGCTGTTGATCCTCGCGGGGCTCCAGAGCGTCGACCGCAGCCTCTACGACGTCGCGAAGGTCGCCGGGGCCTCGCGGTGGCAGCAGTTCAAGATGATCACCTTCCCGCTGGTGCTGCCGACGGTGATCGTCGCGGTGCTCTTCCGGACGATCGACGCGATGCGGATCTACGGCCTGATCGAGACCACGTCGAGCTGTACCACGGTGCCCTCGCTGTCGTGCCTCGTGGTCTCGACGTTCAGCACGCGGCGGTACGGGACCGCTTCGGCGGTGGCGTTCGTGACGGCGGCGATCATCGGCATCGTGGTCTCGTTCTACATCGTCAAGTACTGGCGCGACTCCCAGGAGGGGATCTGAGATGGCGAGCGCACAGTCCGGGGACGCCCAGACCGACGACGACGCCGGACCGCTCACCCGGTGGGTCCAGGGGTCGATCAGCAACCCCGACCGGACCTACCGCGCGATGTTCTACGTCGTGACGATCTTCTTCCTCGTCACGACGCTGTTCCCGTTCTACTGGCTGATCGTGCTCGCGCTCACGCCCGAGAGCGCCATCGTGAACATGGGGCTGCTCCCGAAGGGATTCAACCCCGGGGCGTTCGTCACCATCTTCGAGCGTCTCCCGTTCCACATCTACCTCTTCAACAGCTTCGTGCTCGCGCTCGGGACGACGGTCATCGTCCTCGCGCTGGCGAGCCTCGCGGGCTACGTCTTCGGCCGGCTCTCCTTCCCCGGTCGGGGGCTGTTGATGATCCTCGTGCTCGCGATCTCGTACTTCCCGCCGGCGGCGTTCTTGCTCCCGCTGTTCCGGCTGTTCACCGGGAACGTCGAGATATTTGGCCTCAGCAGTCCGATGCTGTTCAACACGCCGGGCGCGATGGTGCTGCCGTTCAGCGCGCTGTTCCTCCCGCTGTCGATCTTCATCCTCACCACGTTCTACGGCCAGATCCCCGACGGGCTGGAGGACGCCGCGCGGGTCGAGGGCACCACCCGACTCGGCGCGCTCTTCCGGGTGATCATCCCGCTTTCGGCACCGGGCGTGGCCACCGCGGGCGTGCTCACCTTCATCAGCGTCTACAACGAGTTCTTCTTCTCCTTCCTGATGACCGACGGGCAAGCCCAGAACTGGGCCCCGCTCGTCTGGGGCATCCTGGGCTATCAGACCCAGTACACCGCATCGTACAACCTGATGGCGGCGGCGAGCATCGTCGGCGTCCTCCCGGTGGCGATCCTCGTGGTCGTCGCCCAGGAACGAATCGTCAGCGGTCTCACCAGCGGCGCGCTCAAGGAGTAACACCATGGCACAAGTCACCCTCAACAACGTCACGAAACGCTACGACGACATCGTTGCCGTCGACGACATGAACCTCGAGATCCCCGACGGCGAGTTCGTCACGCTCGTCGGCCCGTCGGGCTGTGGGAAGTCCACCACGATGGAGACCGTCGCCGGGCTCACGATCCCCACCGAGGGCGAGATCTACATCGGCGACCGGGAGGTCACGAACCTCCCGCCGAAGGACCGCGGCATCGCGATGGTCTTCCAGAACATCGCACTCTTCCCCCACATGGACGTCTACGACAACATCTCCTTCGGGCTCCGGCTCCGGAACTTCGACAAGGACGAGACCGACCGCCGGGTCGACCGCGCGGCCGAGACCGTCCAGATGGAGGGGATGCTCGACCGGATGCCGAGCGAGATGTCGGGCGGCCAGCGCCAGCGGGTCGCGATCGCCCGCGCGCTGGTGCGCGAACCCGACGTCTTCCTGATGGACGAACCGCTCGCCAACCTCGACGCCAAACTCAGAGTTCACATGCGGACCGAGCTCCAGCGGATCCACCGCGAGCTCGGGACCACCATCATCTACGTGACCCACGACCAGGCCGAGGCGATGACGATGTCGGATCGGATCGCGGTGATCAACGACGGCAAGCTCCAGCAGATCGCCCCGCCGCTGACCTGCTACAACGAGCCCGCGAACCAGTTCGTGGCGGGCTTCATCGGCTCGCCGAGCATGAACTTCCTGCGCGGGACGGTCGGGGGGAACGGCTTCGAATCCGAGTTCGTCGACGTCCAGTTCGACCCCGGAGCGATGAACGTGAGCCAGGACGAGCCGGTCACGATGGGGATCCGACCCGAGGACGTCTACCCAACCGATACGGCCGGATCGGTCGCGAACCCCACCACCGAGGTCGAGGTCACGACCGACGTGCTGGAGCCGATGGGCGATGAGATCTTCGTCTACCTCCTGCTCGCCGACGAGGCCGCCGACACGGACCTGGAGGACCCCGGAGCGGGCGGGAACCAGCTCCTGATGAGCGTCGACCCCGCCTCCGACATCAGCGAGGACCAGACGATGCGGGTGGTGCTCGATCGCGAGAAGGTCCACCTGTTCGACGCCGAGACGGGCGACGCGCTCGAACACGGGCTGGTGAAACCAACAGGGACCGAGAGCCCGACCGGCACCGAAGCCGAGGGCGACGACTGACGATGGTGACGGAGATCGGGCTGGTCTACGTCGTCGGGATGTCGTTGCTGTTCGTCTTCTGGGCCTACGGCCTCGTCTCGTTCGTGCTCGACGTCAAGCACAAGTTCGTCCCGCTCGCGCGCCAGTACGTCCGGGGGCGGCGCAACGAGAAGGAAGAGGCGGCGCGCGAGGCGGAACGAGAGGAGCGCGAACAGCAGCTCTACTGAAGGGAGTCGGGGAATCGACCTTCGCGGGCGATATCGCCACGATTCGCCACGCTTATGCGGTGTTCGCTCCCGTTCTCACGGGTGACAGACGACACTCGACTTCGAGTCGGTCTCATCGGAACGGGCTACATCGGAACCTTCGTCGGCGGCCAGTTCGACCGCCACCGCGACGCGACGGTGAGCGCCATCACCGAGATCGACGAGGAGCGCCGCGAGCGAACCGCGGAGTCGTTCTCGGTTCCGGAGGACACGCTCTACGACGACTACCGGGAGATGCTCGACGACGCCGCGCTCGACGCGATCCTCATCGGCACGCCCCACACCCTCCACTACGAGCAGGTGCTCGCGGGGCTCGACCACGGGCTCCACGTGTTCTGTGACAAACCGCTCGCGACGGACTTAGAGCACGCGACGGAGATCACCGAACGGTTCGAGGACTCGGATCGGACCCTGATGGTGGGCTATCAGCGCCACCTCAACCCCTCCTTCATCGCGGCCCGCGACCGGTTCGCGGAGTCGCCACCCCGATGGATCACGGCCGAAATCACCCAGAACTGGCTGCCGCGGTTCGTCGACGCCTGGCGGACCGACCCCGACCTCTCGGGCGGCGGGATGCTCTACGACACGGGCAGCCACCTCCTCGACGCGGTGCTCTGGACCAGCGGCCTCGACCCCGTGCGGGTCTCCTCGAAGATGACGTTCGTCGACGACGCGGAGCGCGTCGACAGCGAGGCCACGGTCCTGATCGAGTTCGCGAACGGCGCGACCGCGAACGTCACGGTTTCGGGCGATCTGCCCTGCGTCCGCGAGCACGTCCACCTCTGGGACGACGACGGCGCGGTCTCGCTCGACGGCCGCCAGTGGGAGCCCCGACAGGTCACCGAGATCGACGACGAGAACACCGAGTCCATCCCGTACATCGACCACGACAACCAGACCACCAAGGCCGAAGCGTTCATCACCGCGATCGAGAACGGCTCGGAACCGCCCGCGACGGCACGCGACGCGCTCGCCGTCACGGCAGTCACCGAGGCCGCCTACGAGTCCGCGCGCGCCGACGGCGACTGGGTCGACGTCGACCTCGACTGAGCCGGGCCCGTCGGAAGTTTCCGATCCTCAACTCCGCGCTACACGTTTCTGATGCCGAGCACGACCACGACGACACAGACGACCACCGCGACCAGCGTGACGCCGAGCAGGACCGGCCAGAGGGCGTCGAGCAGCGCCGGGCCGCCGGAGCGGACGACCCGCGACCCCGAATCGAGCGCGGTCGAGGCGGTGCTCGCGATGGCACCGCCGAACGCCGCCGCGACCACGACCGCCATCTGTACCAGTGAGCCGTACCGTCGCCAGGGCGACGTCTCGGTCTCCTCGTCGTCGGTATCGCCGCGAAAGCGCTCCCGGAGGCGGTGGAGTCGTTCCCGTACGGCATCCGCAGGGCTCATCTCGTCCCGAGTTCGTGACGGATCGACTAAAATTTTCGGTCGCTGTCAGAAGCCCGACGGCCCGGCGAACGACGCACCCATGTCGGTCCGTTCCCAGACGGTGGTATGACCGCCGACCTCGCGGCCGCGCTCCGCGACGAGGCACGCCGGGCGAACCAGCGTCGGCTCCTCGTGCTCGCGGGTGCGCACGAGGCGTGTCGCTCGGCGGCCCGCGAGGCCCTCGCCGGTGCCGGGATCGACGACGCCGCGACGACGCTGGTCGCCACTCGTGAGGGCGCAGCGCTCGGCTGCGAACGGGTCGCGCCGAAGAACGCCGACGCGCTCCTCGGGACCACCCGCGAGTGCGTGGTGCTCGACTGTCACGACGAGTGCCGCCCGAACGCGCTCGGTCGCGCGGTGGGTGCGGTCGACGGCGGCGGGCTGTTCGTCCTCCTCACCCCGCCGCTCGACGACTGGCCGGACCGACGGGACGGCTTCGACGCCACGCTCGCGGTGACGCCGTTCGACGCCGACGACGTGGCGGGGAACTTCAGAAGCCGCCTCGTGGAGACGCTCCGCACCCACCGCGGTATCGCCATCGTGGACGTCGATACCGGAACCGTCGAACGCGACGGCCGCACCGACCCGTCGCCACAATCTCCCGGATCCGCACCGTCGGTCCCCGTCGACAGCGAGTTCCCGCGCGCCGCCTACGAGGCGTGTCTGACCGCCGACCAGGCCGACTGTCTCGACGCGTTCGAGCGCCTCCGAACCCCCGGCAACGCGCTGGTGGTCGAGGCCGACCGGGGTCGCGGGAAGTCGAGCGCCGCCGGACTCGCGGCCGGCGCGTTCGCCGCCGCCGGGCAGCGGGTCGTCGTGACCGCACCGGGCTTCGAGAGCGCCGGTGCGGTCTTCGAGCGTGCACGAAGTCTCCTCGGTTCGATCGATGCGCTCGCGGGGTCGGACCGCGACGACCGACCGCACCGGGTCGACGCCGTGAGCGGCGGCCAGGTACGTTTCGAATCGCCGAGTGTCGCTGTCGAGAGCGCCGCCTCGGCCGACCTCGTCGTGGTCGACGAGGCCGCCGCCCTC carries:
- a CDS encoding nucleoside hydrolase → MSDRPRQVIVDTDTAGDDSQALLLAAATDRVTIEGVTIGAGNVAFDRQVENAKYTLDLAGVDDVTVFEGARGPLLVPFEHADHIHGEGGLGGERFPETDIPSGDAYGPDFIVERARENPGELTLVCLAPLTNVALALRREPDLGELLDSVWVMGGNANCPGNVTPAAEYNFWVDPHAARKVVRELDVTLFDWGVSVRDATFDGDTLDEFAGIGTEFGELFGEIANAGRAFNRETHGEDVATQPDPATMAAVVAPSLVEEAGTYHVAVDDREGLTRGYSAVDENGLTEEEPRTRVIESFDGERFEAMFRAMLRGDAPESALE
- the gfo6 gene encoding D-xylose 1-dehydrogenase Gfo6 — encoded protein: MELQRYFEGFNDRDWEPEVEPADGPLRLAIVGLGGYARDRALPAIERTARCETTVAVSGSPEKVETVASRFDVDRTLDYEAFHAGEAADAYDAVYVSTPPAHHLAAAETAAEHGKHVLCEKPMDVNTERAERMVEVCDDAGVALMVAYRLHAEPAYRRLRELIGDGFIGDPVQVHGAFSLDLLGRTEVSAADVWRIDPEVAGGGALMDLGIYPLNTARFLLDADPVAVQATTAAPDEAFDGVDEHVAFQVSFPDDAVGSFSASFNAHRDSQLKVVGTEGRVTVDSAFGGLVDREVVVERGEMHAAFTGPYVDEIEEQFEYFGTRVLHGEPIEPDGVHGLVDIAVADAVYESAATGGRVGLDG
- a CDS encoding Gfo/Idh/MocA family protein yields the protein MGLKIGVLGYRFMGKAHSNAFARLPLFFPDAPDVERHTLVGRDEEALADAADRFGFAHTATDWETAIDDVDVFYNLGPNHVHPEPSIAALEADVPTFCEKPLAPTVEDAGRMAEAAAASDAVAGCAFNYRFVPAIQYAKNLIDAGEIGEIRQVRGSYLQDWGADPEDPWTWRMDADLAGAGALGDLGAHTVDLARFLVSDQAGDIERVSGHLETFVEERPTGEGETKPVTVDDAYTAQAAFENGATGTFEASRVAMGHKNDHSIAVHGSEGSLAFSLERLNELEVLRGDGRGYETVLVTDESDPYVEHWWPPGHVLGWEHTFVHEDYEFLSAVRDGGSFEPSFESAFGVQRVLDAIERSDTAGEWVDVDA
- a CDS encoding substrate-binding domain-containing protein; the encoded protein is MMRDEGDPQRIPSDRDVSRRAFVKTAGVAGAAVSLAGCTVGGTETSSNSIRWISSNDMAGESDAVKQALRNAGMSNDVDLEIVAGPANTDQRQSQYTRWLSADLEEPALLDMDSGWALNFINRDQLLNLSDELPENLLNRIENKYFSASVNTARGDNNDLYAVPMYPDFATMLYRKDLVQQAGYNPEQENWATESMRWKKFSKVVADTKRQSGVNYGFGFQGNLYEGLSCCDFNEFMTSWGGAYFGGRDTLLGPVGERPVTVNQEPVINAIKMLKTFVFGSNAPDTLNGYEQISPNAVLSWIEDSSLSPFTAGNMVALRNWPYAIAAAGAEDALGDRLGVMPIPYAVTEQQSNFKDIGGPTAALGGWHIGVNPNTPQREQAMEVIEALTQPSFQLELFELLGLLPPNQELLNTRRARQIPVVGNYIETLQVAGRNAIPRPVSVVWPQQSGKIAQQVHAGMDGSTPPQQAMDTLQSQLTAIENYNG
- a CDS encoding carbohydrate ABC transporter permease — translated: MATEQSTERGAQSGGAYTRLVRWVEGLSEAAFAYLLLVPAFLVLAVIAFWPLVSTFNMSLHADSISGAAQIGEFVGFENYVNLLTGKLDTVALPQPFLDPTQPFQSALVVTLIFTIASVFFETIIGFGQALVLDQDFRGRRWVRVAIIIPWAVPIVIQGMIFFLLFQPGIGFGVDIVQALGMSGTPLVDSAEALPILILADVWKTSAFMALLILAGLQSVDRSLYDVAKVAGASRWQQFKMITFPLVLPTVIVAVLFRTIDAMRIYGLIETTSSCTTVPSLSCLVVSTFSTRRYGTASAVAFVTAAIIGIVVSFYIVKYWRDSQEGI
- a CDS encoding carbohydrate ABC transporter permease, which translates into the protein MASAQSGDAQTDDDAGPLTRWVQGSISNPDRTYRAMFYVVTIFFLVTTLFPFYWLIVLALTPESAIVNMGLLPKGFNPGAFVTIFERLPFHIYLFNSFVLALGTTVIVLALASLAGYVFGRLSFPGRGLLMILVLAISYFPPAAFLLPLFRLFTGNVEIFGLSSPMLFNTPGAMVLPFSALFLPLSIFILTTFYGQIPDGLEDAARVEGTTRLGALFRVIIPLSAPGVATAGVLTFISVYNEFFFSFLMTDGQAQNWAPLVWGILGYQTQYTASYNLMAAASIVGVLPVAILVVVAQERIVSGLTSGALKE
- a CDS encoding ABC transporter ATP-binding protein yields the protein MAQVTLNNVTKRYDDIVAVDDMNLEIPDGEFVTLVGPSGCGKSTTMETVAGLTIPTEGEIYIGDREVTNLPPKDRGIAMVFQNIALFPHMDVYDNISFGLRLRNFDKDETDRRVDRAAETVQMEGMLDRMPSEMSGGQRQRVAIARALVREPDVFLMDEPLANLDAKLRVHMRTELQRIHRELGTTIIYVTHDQAEAMTMSDRIAVINDGKLQQIAPPLTCYNEPANQFVAGFIGSPSMNFLRGTVGGNGFESEFVDVQFDPGAMNVSQDEPVTMGIRPEDVYPTDTAGSVANPTTEVEVTTDVLEPMGDEIFVYLLLADEAADTDLEDPGAGGNQLLMSVDPASDISEDQTMRVVLDREKVHLFDAETGDALEHGLVKPTGTESPTGTEAEGDD
- a CDS encoding Gfo/Idh/MocA family protein; protein product: MTDDTRLRVGLIGTGYIGTFVGGQFDRHRDATVSAITEIDEERRERTAESFSVPEDTLYDDYREMLDDAALDAILIGTPHTLHYEQVLAGLDHGLHVFCDKPLATDLEHATEITERFEDSDRTLMVGYQRHLNPSFIAARDRFAESPPRWITAEITQNWLPRFVDAWRTDPDLSGGGMLYDTGSHLLDAVLWTSGLDPVRVSSKMTFVDDAERVDSEATVLIEFANGATANVTVSGDLPCVREHVHLWDDDGAVSLDGRQWEPRQVTEIDDENTESIPYIDHDNQTTKAEAFITAIENGSEPPATARDALAVTAVTEAAYESARADGDWVDVDLD